The window GATGGAGCGGGGCAAGGACCCGGGCGCCGCGGCGTCGCTGCTGAAGATCCGCGGCACCGAGATCATGCAGCGGGTGCGCGATCTCAGCCATCGTGCGATCGGCCATTACGGCATGGCGCTGCGCGAGCATCCGGCCAGCGACAACATCTTCGTGCCCGGGCCGGACTACGCCCACACCGTGACCGAGAAATATCTCAACACGCGCAAACTCTCGATCTACGGCGGCTCGAACGAGATCCAGCGCAACATCATCGCCAAGGCGGTTCTTGGACTCTAACGCCGGTCAGGGATTTCTTATGGACATCGAATTTACCGACGAACAGGAACTGCTGCGCTCGAGCGTACAGAAGATGCTGCGGGGGAATTACGCTTTCGAGGCGCGGCAGGGCATCGCACACAGCGAGGAGGGCTGGAGCCGGTCGCACTGGCGCGAATTCGCCGAGGCGGGCCTGCTCTCCGCGCCGTTCTCGGAAGAGGTCGGCGGTCTCGGCGAGGGGCCGATTGCCACCATGATCATCATGGAGGAATTCGGCCGGCGGCTGGTGGTCGAGCCGTTCTTCGAGACCGTGGTGGTCGCGGGCGGCCTGCTGGAGGACGCCGGCTCGCCCGAGCAACAGCGCCAGCATATTCCGGAGATTATGTCGGGCGAGGCAATCTGGACGCTGGCCACGTTCGAGGCTGGCTCGCGCTACGACCTGCACGTGGTGGCGACCAAGGCCGAGCGCCAGGATGGCGGCTTCGTCCTGCGCGGGGGCAAGGCCGTGGTGACCGCGGCTCCGTTTGCCGACAAGTTCATCGTGTCCGCACGCACCTCCGGTGCGCCTGCGGATCGCGATGGCGTCACCCTGTTCGTTGTCGACCGCCAGTCCGCCAACCTGCATCTGAAAAGCTTCAAGACGCTGGATGGACGGCGGGCCGCGGAGGT is drawn from Bradyrhizobium prioriisuperbiae and contains these coding sequences:
- a CDS encoding acyl-CoA dehydrogenase family protein, giving the protein MDIEFTDEQELLRSSVQKMLRGNYAFEARQGIAHSEEGWSRSHWREFAEAGLLSAPFSEEVGGLGEGPIATMIIMEEFGRRLVVEPFFETVVVAGGLLEDAGSPEQQRQHIPEIMSGEAIWTLATFEAGSRYDLHVVATKAERQDGGFVLRGGKAVVTAAPFADKFIVSARTSGAPADRDGVTLFVVDRQSANLHLKSFKTLDGRRAAEVSLDGVRVEADAVLGGEGKAIEVLERCRDRAIAALSAEAVGAMRELNDATVEYSKTRKQFGVPLGSFQVLQHRMVDMFVALEEGISMTYLLNSALAARGVPQAQLAAATKVKVGEVARHVGEQAIQLHGGMGMSDELNVGHYFKRLLAINIQFGDPAYHLTTYARAAEAA